A single Lancefieldella parvula DSM 20469 DNA region contains:
- a CDS encoding glutathione peroxidase — MANTNIYDLSVEERDGSLTSLSSFDGKVLLIVNTATGCGFTPQYEDLERIYATYKDQGFEILDFPCNQFAGQAPESDEEIHQFCTMKFGTNFPQFKKSDVNGETANPLFERLATAFPFQGFGKGIKALALDKFAKANNKKFGNKAYIMWNFTKFLVDRQGNVVARFEPTADMAEVETAIKNLLA; from the coding sequence ATGGCAAATACCAACATCTATGACCTCTCTGTAGAAGAGCGCGACGGATCTCTTACTTCCCTCTCATCTTTTGACGGAAAAGTTCTTCTGATTGTCAACACTGCAACTGGCTGCGGTTTTACCCCACAGTATGAAGATCTTGAACGAATTTACGCTACTTATAAAGATCAAGGCTTTGAGATTTTGGACTTCCCTTGTAATCAGTTTGCAGGCCAGGCTCCAGAGTCCGATGAAGAAATTCACCAGTTCTGCACTATGAAGTTTGGTACCAATTTTCCACAGTTCAAGAAAAGTGATGTCAACGGAGAGACCGCAAATCCTCTCTTTGAGCGTCTTGCAACAGCTTTTCCTTTCCAGGGCTTTGGTAAGGGCATCAAGGCACTTGCACTGGACAAATTTGCAAAAGCAAACAACAAAAAGTTTGGCAACAAAGCCTACATCATGTGGAACTTCACCAAGTTCCTTGTAGACCGCCAAGGAAACGTTGTTGCCCGCTTTGAGCCAACCGCCGATATGGCAGAGGTTGAGACCGCAATTAAAAACCTTCTTGCATAA
- a CDS encoding MarR family winged helix-turn-helix transcriptional regulator: MSSSQKEIKSVVAASTFTSGSSALGNSQEIPELLLKNQLCFPLYSASKEVVRRYTPLLKPFNLTYTQYITMMALWENKSLDVKALGELLFLDSGTLTPLLKKLEEKGLVLRQKTNKDGRQLIVSLTQKGKDLKQEIQIVPHQIGSCVDLSPEEGAELKRLLLKVLSNVTES; encoded by the coding sequence ATGAGTTCTTCTCAAAAAGAAATAAAATCCGTTGTAGCCGCTAGCACTTTTACTAGCGGCTCTTCTGCGCTCGGCAACTCCCAAGAAATCCCCGAGCTTCTCCTTAAAAATCAGCTCTGCTTCCCGCTCTACAGCGCCTCAAAAGAAGTAGTACGCAGATATACACCGCTACTTAAGCCCTTTAATCTGACATACACGCAATACATCACCATGATGGCGCTCTGGGAGAATAAATCCTTAGATGTCAAAGCTTTAGGTGAACTTTTATTCCTTGATTCAGGAACCTTAACCCCGCTGCTCAAAAAGCTCGAAGAAAAAGGACTTGTCTTACGTCAAAAAACAAACAAAGACGGACGTCAGCTGATTGTTTCTCTTACCCAAAAAGGTAAAGACCTTAAGCAAGAAATACAAATAGTTCCACATCAAATTGGCTCATGTGTTGATCTCTCACCCGAAGAAGGCGCTGAGCTCAAACGATTACTTTTAAAAGTTCTTTCTAACGTTACAGAAAGCTAA
- a CDS encoding cation diffusion facilitator family transporter, which produces MTQSQVTITSSEREAAIVRTSAIGIAANVALAAFKAAVGILSNSIAVTLDAVNNLSDAISSIITIVGTKLSNKKADREHPFGHGRIEYITTTVIAAIIMYAGISSLIKSIQDIMNPATPDYSPLSLVIIAVAVLVKIVLGHYVRTIGNRVNSDTLVASGSDALFDAMLSTSVLAAALIFIFTGISLEAYVGVVISAFIIKASIELLHDSIKEIIGMRPDAALSTLIYDIVKDDPDAEGVYDLIIHSYGPDKFVGSFHTEVLDTTSAIEIDTMIRRLSTEIYNQTSGKIIIAAIGIYAKNTTDNRIIKMRTKVTEMALAHEGVLQIHGFIADIENQFMAFDAVIEFGYDGKQIIHDIIHEVEEVYPDMNVSILLDRDTSDLSEQEDAGDLA; this is translated from the coding sequence ATGACCCAATCACAGGTAACCATTACCTCCTCTGAACGCGAAGCCGCTATTGTACGTACCAGTGCTATTGGCATTGCGGCCAATGTTGCACTTGCGGCATTCAAAGCTGCAGTGGGTATTCTTTCCAACTCAATTGCTGTCACTCTTGATGCAGTTAACAATCTTTCTGATGCAATCTCATCAATCATTACAATTGTCGGAACCAAACTCTCTAACAAAAAAGCTGATCGCGAACACCCTTTTGGTCACGGGCGCATTGAATACATCACTACAACGGTAATTGCTGCAATCATTATGTATGCAGGTATTTCTTCACTTATTAAATCTATCCAGGACATTATGAATCCTGCAACACCAGACTATAGTCCCCTGTCTTTAGTCATCATTGCTGTAGCTGTACTGGTAAAGATTGTTTTGGGTCACTATGTTCGTACTATTGGTAATCGCGTAAACTCCGACACACTTGTTGCTTCAGGTTCTGACGCGCTATTTGATGCCATGCTTTCTACTTCTGTTCTAGCGGCTGCTCTTATCTTTATCTTTACGGGAATTAGCCTTGAAGCATACGTAGGAGTTGTTATCTCTGCATTCATCATCAAGGCTTCAATTGAACTGTTACACGATTCTATTAAAGAGATTATTGGAATGCGTCCTGACGCAGCTCTTTCAACACTCATCTATGACATTGTAAAAGATGACCCAGATGCAGAGGGTGTCTACGACCTTATCATCCATAGTTATGGTCCAGATAAATTTGTTGGATCATTCCATACTGAGGTTCTTGATACCACTTCAGCTATTGAGATTGATACGATGATCCGACGTCTGAGTACAGAAATATACAACCAAACATCAGGCAAAATCATCATTGCTGCTATTGGTATTTATGCGAAAAACACCACTGATAATCGCATTATAAAGATGCGTACTAAAGTTACTGAAATGGCTTTAGCTCATGAAGGAGTTCTTCAAATTCATGGCTTTATTGCTGACATTGAAAACCAATTTATGGCCTTTGATGCTGTTATTGAGTTTGGCTATGATGGCAAGCAAATTATTCACGATATTATTCATGAAGTAGAAGAGGTCTACCCTGACATGAATGTCTCGATTCTTTTAGATCGCGATACAAGTGATTTATCCGAGCAAGAGGATGCTGGAGACTTAGCCTAA
- the feoB gene encoding ferrous iron transporter B — MAQKTIIGLAGNPNCGKTTLFNELTGSNGYVGNWPGVTVEKKQANWRADKDVTFVDLPGIYSLSPYSPEEQVSRDYLINERPDAIIDLLDVTNLERNLYLTTQVLEAGRPVVLGLNMIDLLKESGDVIDTKELSKQLGVEVVEVSALRNKNIDTLVKTAIKAGQDGTPAEGVKCFTPEVEEALGKIAAAIEGIAPATLSRWYSIKVFERDANAIAPLNLSAEKIAELEKIITAVEQSRDDDAESIITSDRYEWIAGVMAACVKKAPKQLTTSEKIDRIVTNRILGLPIFILVMTLVYFVSISTVGTGATNWVNDNLFDAGFHFMGIGDAEYNAAKEDFDSHHYSDQIDAYLDAADEAGIDTTDVRAAIEAKEWDSDAITSFEKEAAEKSVVALSAPVHDDNGNFVDTDDNPLKLDADGKPILADGQELQTLGGVTAAGFKSAVEGAATEPDASEYGMFVPGIPTLVRGALENAGASPVVTGLVVDGVINGVGSVLGFIPQMFVLFVMLSFLEDCGYMSRVAFVMDRVFRRFGLSGKSFIPLLISSGCGVPGVLSTRTIENEKDRRMTAMLTTMIPCSAKQPIIALVMGVLIGGTSAWWVAPAFYFMGVAAIVISAIMLKKTKAFAGEPAPFVMELPDYHMPSIRSWAMHVWERISAYIVKAGTIIFAAAVGIWALSNFGWATWEGASGAFGYLPSVEGAPENVMDFSLLAAIGGFIGVIFAPLGFANWQAPAASISALIAKENLVSTFGVLYGLGDASEKSVTMWSGFAGMFTDAGGVLHIGAMCAFVAFNMLDAPCFAAVGTIRRQMNDSKWFWFAIGYQCIFAWVIGLIINQLWEFFVLGSFGIWTVIAFAFLAAILFQLFRPAPKWDKKDDKILTSLNEVAKA, encoded by the coding sequence ATGGCACAAAAAACTATTATTGGTCTTGCAGGTAACCCAAACTGCGGTAAGACCACCCTATTTAATGAGCTTACAGGCTCAAACGGCTACGTTGGCAACTGGCCAGGCGTTACCGTTGAGAAGAAGCAGGCAAACTGGCGTGCTGATAAGGACGTTACCTTTGTCGACCTTCCTGGTATTTACTCATTGTCTCCTTATTCACCTGAGGAGCAGGTATCTCGTGATTACCTCATTAATGAGCGCCCAGACGCCATTATTGACCTTCTTGATGTCACCAACCTGGAGCGTAATCTCTATTTGACAACTCAGGTTCTTGAGGCTGGTCGTCCTGTTGTTCTTGGTCTTAACATGATTGATCTTCTCAAGGAGTCCGGTGACGTCATTGACACCAAGGAACTCTCCAAGCAGCTTGGTGTTGAGGTTGTTGAGGTTTCTGCACTTCGTAACAAGAATATTGATACTCTGGTAAAGACTGCAATTAAGGCTGGCCAGGATGGAACTCCTGCTGAGGGCGTTAAGTGCTTTACCCCAGAGGTCGAAGAAGCTCTTGGTAAGATTGCTGCTGCAATCGAGGGCATTGCGCCTGCAACTCTGTCTCGTTGGTACTCCATTAAGGTCTTTGAGCGCGATGCAAATGCTATTGCTCCTCTTAACCTTTCTGCCGAGAAGATCGCAGAGCTTGAGAAGATTATTACTGCAGTTGAGCAGTCTCGCGATGACGATGCTGAGTCCATCATTACCTCTGACCGTTATGAGTGGATTGCTGGCGTCATGGCAGCTTGCGTTAAGAAGGCTCCAAAGCAGCTGACCACTTCTGAGAAGATTGACCGCATTGTTACTAATCGTATTCTCGGTCTTCCAATTTTTATTCTTGTTATGACGCTTGTTTATTTTGTTTCTATTTCTACTGTTGGTACTGGCGCTACAAACTGGGTAAACGATAACCTATTTGATGCTGGTTTCCACTTTATGGGAATCGGTGACGCTGAATACAATGCAGCTAAAGAGGATTTTGATTCTCATCATTATTCAGATCAAATTGATGCGTATCTTGATGCTGCTGATGAAGCTGGAATTGATACTACTGATGTTCGTGCGGCTATTGAGGCTAAAGAGTGGGATTCTGACGCTATTACCAGCTTTGAAAAAGAAGCTGCTGAGAAGAGCGTTGTTGCTCTGAGCGCTCCTGTTCACGATGACAACGGTAACTTTGTTGATACTGATGATAATCCGCTGAAGCTTGACGCTGACGGAAAGCCAATTTTGGCAGACGGTCAGGAACTTCAGACACTCGGCGGCGTTACTGCAGCAGGATTTAAGAGTGCTGTTGAAGGTGCAGCGACTGAGCCTGATGCATCTGAGTACGGTATGTTTGTTCCTGGTATTCCAACTCTGGTTCGCGGTGCTTTGGAGAACGCAGGAGCAAGCCCTGTTGTTACTGGCCTTGTTGTTGATGGTGTTATCAATGGTGTTGGCTCTGTCTTGGGCTTCATCCCACAGATGTTTGTCCTGTTTGTCATGTTGTCCTTCCTCGAGGACTGTGGCTACATGAGTCGTGTTGCCTTTGTTATGGACCGTGTTTTCCGTCGCTTTGGTCTTTCCGGTAAGTCCTTTATTCCACTTCTGATTTCTTCTGGCTGTGGTGTTCCTGGCGTTCTTTCGACTCGTACTATTGAGAACGAGAAGGACCGTCGTATGACCGCAATGCTTACTACCATGATTCCATGTTCTGCTAAACAACCAATTATTGCCTTGGTTATGGGCGTCCTTATTGGTGGCACAAGTGCATGGTGGGTTGCGCCAGCGTTCTATTTCATGGGTGTTGCAGCAATTGTTATTTCTGCAATTATGTTGAAGAAGACAAAGGCCTTTGCGGGAGAACCTGCGCCATTTGTTATGGAGCTTCCCGATTACCACATGCCATCTATTAGATCTTGGGCAATGCATGTATGGGAGCGCATCTCTGCTTACATTGTTAAAGCTGGTACGATTATCTTCGCAGCTGCTGTTGGCATTTGGGCTCTTTCCAACTTTGGTTGGGCTACTTGGGAGGGTGCAAGTGGAGCCTTCGGTTACCTTCCAAGCGTTGAGGGCGCTCCTGAGAACGTTATGGACTTCTCCTTGCTTGCTGCTATTGGTGGTTTCATTGGCGTTATCTTTGCTCCTCTTGGATTTGCAAACTGGCAGGCACCTGCTGCTTCCATCTCCGCATTGATTGCTAAAGAGAATCTTGTTTCTACTTTTGGTGTTCTTTATGGTCTAGGTGATGCAAGCGAGAAGTCAGTTACCATGTGGTCTGGCTTTGCTGGAATGTTCACCGATGCTGGTGGTGTCCTCCACATTGGTGCAATGTGTGCATTTGTTGCTTTTAACATGCTTGATGCACCTTGCTTTGCCGCAGTTGGTACCATTCGCCGTCAGATGAATGACTCTAAGTGGTTCTGGTTTGCCATTGGGTATCAGTGCATCTTTGCATGGGTTATTGGTCTTATTATCAATCAGCTTTGGGAGTTCTTTGTTCTTGGTTCCTTTGGCATCTGGACCGTTATTGCCTTTGCCTTCTTGGCAGCAATTCTCTTCCAGCTCTTCCGTCCTGCTCCAAAGTGGGATAAGAAGGATGACAAGATTCTCACGAGTCTTAACGAGGTTGCAAAAGCATAA
- a CDS encoding FeoA family protein — MATLRDVKVGESCTVAALKGAGAVKRRIMDMGLTKGTEVHVKKVAPLGDPIELTVRGYELSIRKDEAASIEVVDVHKVEEA; from the coding sequence ATGGCAACTCTGAGAGACGTTAAGGTGGGGGAGAGTTGCACGGTTGCTGCGCTAAAGGGTGCAGGCGCCGTGAAACGTCGCATCATGGATATGGGCCTTACTAAGGGCACTGAGGTTCATGTCAAAAAGGTAGCACCACTGGGAGACCCAATTGAGCTCACAGTCCGCGGCTACGAGCTTTCTATCCGTAAGGATGAAGCTGCAAGCATTGAAGTAGTAGACGTTCACAAGGTAGAGGAAGCCTAA
- a CDS encoding FeoA family protein, translating into MDTEKTSQGPANSGPVLPLAMLGEGETALIVTVKGASDLRQHLFTLGFVEGAEVKVISRVNGDVIVSVKGARLGLNRQMSSHIMVSPL; encoded by the coding sequence ATGGATACAGAAAAGACCTCACAGGGTCCTGCCAATTCTGGTCCAGTTCTTCCTCTTGCCATGCTTGGCGAGGGAGAGACTGCGTTAATCGTAACGGTTAAGGGTGCTTCTGATCTTCGTCAGCATCTCTTTACGCTTGGTTTTGTTGAGGGTGCAGAGGTAAAGGTTATTTCACGTGTCAACGGTGATGTTATTGTTAGCGTGAAGGGTGCACGACTTGGACTTAACCGTCAAATGTCGTCGCACATCATGGTTTCTCCACTCTAA
- a CDS encoding phosphoenolpyruvate carboxylase gives MAGSSQDSNLESSNASFDEKPIDSVATSEVAQSLLERRGNEIAAARTLIQALKAPAPLRDNLTFFLRLVRKVLAEYNPDLLTSFDTLLVEAIKAGPDDLSTTRAPLLLEAINAVLKVDSEKESLNAFLRFASTIDSLSMEDSVLLMRAFVTFFHLANLCEENYRVTSLRSREASVDSSSAEDPINEITVAYRQLIDECGEEEAKARLNRLEFHPVFTAHPTEARRKNVERRIRIISELLDERQRLGGPARVENERRMLQEIDGLFRTSPIGHKKPTPLEEADTVLNIFDTTLFEMVPSVYRRFDNWALGENAGCVPPVCPPFFRPGSWIGSDRDGNPNVTALVSRQVAEKYRVHVLQALAEATKEVSRGLTLDGISTPASPALANLWAQQVEMSQALTSRAVDKAGSELHRAAMRVISGRLSATIERNADLMYQNAEEFIADLRVIQDSLVQAGARRIAYGPIQRLIWQAQTFGFHLVEMEFRQHSLVHKRALADLEAHPSTAEKPAKLDAMTQEVLDTFRSIGSIQKKNGINAARRYIISFTQSAQDVENVYKLARLAFANEEDVPVLDVIPLFEQIEDLENAVTTLDQVIQIPEVQERLTQTDRKLEVMLGYSDSSKDEGPTTATLVLHKTQAALAEWAEKNSIDLILMHGRGGAVGRGGGPANRAVLSQPKGSVNGRFKLTEQGEVIFARYGDPTLARRHVESVAGATLLQMAPSLEQKNTHADVKFASLASELDKASKQRFLELIHSDGFAEWFSVVTPLTEIGLLPIGSRPAKRGLGAKSLDDLRAIPWIFSWSQARINLAAWYGLGSACEAVGDIERLREAYKEWPLFTTFIDNIEMSISKVDARIARLYLALGDRPELSEMVLSEMSLTRKWVLAITGNKWPLENRRVLGPVIRLRLPFVNILSVTQVHALSELRTRDDMLTPEERANITYLILCTVSGVAAGLQNTG, from the coding sequence ATGGCAGGCAGTTCTCAAGATTCAAATCTAGAGTCCAGCAATGCTTCTTTTGACGAGAAACCCATCGATAGTGTAGCAACTTCTGAGGTAGCTCAGTCGCTTCTTGAGCGACGTGGAAATGAGATTGCTGCTGCTCGCACCCTTATTCAGGCGCTTAAAGCACCAGCTCCACTGCGTGATAACCTTACCTTCTTTTTACGCTTGGTAAGAAAAGTGCTTGCTGAGTACAATCCAGATCTTCTTACTAGTTTTGATACGTTGCTGGTTGAGGCAATTAAGGCTGGACCAGATGATTTGTCTACAACTCGTGCGCCCTTGTTACTTGAGGCAATTAATGCTGTGCTCAAGGTAGATTCAGAGAAGGAATCGCTTAACGCTTTCCTTCGTTTTGCCTCTACCATCGATAGCTTGAGCATGGAAGACTCCGTGCTTCTTATGCGTGCGTTTGTAACTTTTTTCCACTTGGCAAATCTCTGTGAAGAAAATTATCGCGTTACCAGCTTGCGTTCTCGTGAGGCTTCTGTTGATTCATCTTCTGCAGAAGATCCAATCAACGAGATAACTGTTGCATATAGGCAGCTCATTGACGAGTGTGGTGAAGAAGAGGCAAAGGCACGTCTTAATCGTCTTGAGTTCCATCCTGTTTTTACTGCTCATCCAACTGAGGCTCGCCGTAAAAATGTTGAACGTCGAATCCGCATTATTTCAGAGCTTCTTGATGAACGCCAAAGACTTGGCGGTCCTGCTCGTGTGGAAAATGAGCGTCGCATGCTGCAGGAAATTGACGGCCTGTTCCGTACATCTCCTATCGGTCATAAAAAGCCAACTCCTTTGGAGGAAGCAGATACCGTCCTTAATATCTTTGACACTACTCTCTTTGAGATGGTTCCTTCGGTGTATCGTCGCTTTGATAACTGGGCGCTGGGAGAAAACGCTGGTTGTGTACCACCTGTCTGTCCGCCGTTCTTTCGCCCAGGCAGCTGGATTGGCTCCGATCGCGATGGTAACCCTAACGTCACTGCTTTAGTTTCTCGCCAAGTTGCCGAGAAGTACCGTGTACACGTACTACAAGCACTGGCTGAAGCTACTAAGGAGGTCAGTCGAGGTCTGACGCTTGATGGTATTTCAACCCCAGCTTCACCCGCACTTGCTAATCTTTGGGCGCAGCAGGTAGAGATGAGCCAGGCTCTGACGTCTCGCGCTGTTGATAAGGCTGGGTCTGAGTTGCATCGTGCGGCTATGCGCGTAATTTCTGGTCGACTCAGCGCCACCATTGAACGCAATGCTGACCTTATGTATCAAAACGCCGAAGAGTTTATTGCTGACCTGCGTGTTATTCAGGATTCGCTTGTTCAGGCAGGAGCTCGTCGTATTGCCTACGGTCCTATTCAGAGGCTTATCTGGCAGGCTCAGACCTTTGGTTTTCACTTGGTAGAGATGGAGTTCCGTCAGCACTCTTTGGTACACAAACGTGCACTTGCTGATCTTGAGGCACATCCATCAACTGCCGAGAAACCCGCAAAGCTTGATGCTATGACGCAGGAGGTGCTTGATACCTTCCGATCTATTGGCTCAATCCAAAAGAAGAACGGTATTAACGCTGCTCGTCGTTATATTATTTCGTTTACACAGTCTGCTCAGGATGTTGAGAATGTTTACAAACTGGCACGCCTTGCGTTTGCAAATGAAGAAGATGTTCCCGTACTAGACGTTATTCCGTTGTTTGAACAGATTGAAGATCTTGAGAACGCTGTTACCACACTTGATCAGGTAATTCAGATTCCTGAGGTACAGGAGCGTCTTACTCAGACAGACCGCAAGCTTGAGGTTATGCTAGGCTACTCAGATTCTTCAAAGGATGAAGGTCCAACTACTGCAACACTGGTACTGCATAAAACTCAAGCCGCTTTGGCGGAGTGGGCAGAGAAGAACTCCATTGATCTTATCCTGATGCACGGCCGCGGTGGTGCTGTTGGTCGTGGCGGTGGTCCTGCAAACCGCGCTGTTTTGTCTCAGCCTAAGGGATCTGTTAACGGCCGCTTTAAACTTACCGAGCAAGGAGAGGTTATCTTTGCTCGTTATGGAGACCCAACGCTTGCTCGCCGTCACGTAGAGTCTGTTGCAGGAGCAACGCTGCTTCAGATGGCACCTTCTCTTGAGCAGAAGAATACTCATGCAGATGTGAAGTTTGCTTCATTAGCTTCTGAGCTTGATAAGGCTTCCAAACAGCGCTTCTTAGAACTCATTCACTCTGATGGTTTTGCCGAGTGGTTCTCGGTTGTTACCCCTCTGACTGAGATTGGTCTTCTCCCTATTGGTTCAAGACCTGCAAAACGTGGTCTTGGTGCAAAGTCTCTTGATGATTTACGCGCAATCCCATGGATTTTCTCGTGGTCACAGGCTCGTATCAACCTAGCTGCTTGGTACGGATTGGGTAGTGCATGTGAGGCTGTGGGAGATATTGAGCGTCTTCGTGAGGCATACAAGGAGTGGCCGCTGTTCACTACGTTTATTGACAACATCGAGATGTCAATCTCGAAGGTTGATGCTCGTATCGCAAGACTTTACCTGGCTTTGGGAGATCGCCCTGAGCTTTCAGAGATGGTTCTTTCTGAGATGTCGTTGACACGTAAGTGGGTCCTTGCTATTACCGGTAACAAGTGGCCTCTGGAGAACCGTCGCGTGCTAGGACCTGTTATTCGTCTGCGTCTACCATTTGTTAACATTCTCTCGGTTACGCAGGTACATGCCCTTTCTGAGCTTCGTACAAGGGACGACATGCTTACTCCAGAGGAGCGTGCAAATATCACGTATCTGATTTTGTGCACTGTGTCTGGTGTTGCTGCGGGTCTGCAGAATACGGGCTGA
- a CDS encoding lipopolysaccharide biosynthesis protein, which yields MLNPFKKSRTAYNNSSVHKQVERLRTPRYELDDSSANESQPGIVVTWWTRLLSAVVSGDIANQDEQYLAHQTSQDYLFNALGQGAWGALFPLLTVVCSQLVGIEQAGLFSMAFVVATLLLFVAQYGVRTYQISDLTEQRSFSDYQIQRAATVIVMVIAGLIWCFFKGYTEPMFSICTGALLFRAVDGMADVYEGRLQQKDKLYLAGLSQALRCSTSFVLFTVVLFVTRNLVWASWGMGICALITLIFVSAPLAILETDKSARFKIANIKDIFAQCWPLFLALFLYNLIDSLPKFAMEGTLSYSNQLYFNALYFPAHTILMISTLIYRPQLFKLANLLETSIHNPANKKRFGVMVLALFGAITVVTAGTAAFVEFIGIPLNSFLYGVDFEQYRGLARIMVATGGLCAAIDFLYQLITIIRAQKVITRAYLISFVVSIPIIWMMVSFTGLNGAVIGSFSSILVLFLLLISEYAVVRLKG from the coding sequence ATGCTCAATCCATTTAAGAAAAGTCGTACTGCGTACAACAATTCTTCCGTACATAAACAGGTAGAGCGACTACGCACTCCTCGCTATGAGCTTGATGACTCTAGTGCAAACGAGAGTCAGCCTGGCATCGTGGTTACTTGGTGGACCAGACTTCTTTCTGCAGTGGTTTCTGGTGATATTGCCAATCAAGATGAACAATACTTAGCGCATCAAACATCACAGGACTATCTCTTTAACGCACTTGGACAAGGGGCCTGGGGTGCACTTTTCCCGCTTCTAACCGTTGTCTGTTCCCAACTTGTTGGCATTGAGCAAGCAGGTCTTTTCTCCATGGCGTTTGTTGTGGCAACGCTTTTATTATTTGTTGCCCAATACGGTGTTCGTACCTATCAGATTTCCGACTTAACCGAACAACGTAGTTTTTCTGATTACCAGATTCAACGTGCAGCTACCGTCATTGTCATGGTGATAGCTGGCCTTATTTGGTGCTTCTTTAAAGGCTACACCGAGCCCATGTTTTCTATCTGCACAGGAGCTTTGCTCTTTAGAGCAGTCGACGGCATGGCAGATGTCTACGAAGGCCGCCTACAGCAAAAAGACAAGCTTTACCTAGCTGGATTAAGCCAGGCTCTTAGGTGCAGCACCAGTTTTGTTCTCTTTACAGTTGTACTTTTTGTAACCAGAAATCTTGTCTGGGCAAGTTGGGGCATGGGTATTTGTGCACTTATTACCCTAATATTTGTTTCTGCTCCCCTTGCTATTCTTGAGACTGATAAAAGCGCCCGATTCAAAATTGCCAACATCAAAGATATCTTTGCACAATGCTGGCCTCTCTTTTTAGCACTTTTCCTCTACAACCTTATTGATTCATTGCCAAAGTTTGCCATGGAAGGCACGCTTTCTTATAGCAATCAGCTGTACTTTAACGCACTCTATTTTCCAGCTCACACTATTCTGATGATCTCTACGCTCATCTATAGACCACAGCTCTTTAAGCTTGCCAACTTACTAGAAACCTCTATTCATAATCCCGCTAACAAAAAACGCTTTGGTGTAATGGTACTTGCACTGTTTGGAGCTATTACTGTAGTAACCGCAGGCACTGCTGCATTTGTCGAGTTCATTGGCATTCCTCTTAATAGTTTCTTGTACGGCGTTGATTTTGAACAATATCGAGGACTTGCACGCATCATGGTAGCTACTGGCGGTCTCTGTGCAGCAATTGACTTTTTATACCAACTCATTACCATCATACGCGCTCAAAAAGTTATTACTCGCGCCTACCTGATTTCATTTGTCGTCTCTATCCCCATTATCTGGATGATGGTCAGCTTTACCGGTCTTAACGGTGCGGTTATTGGCAGCTTCTCTTCTATTCTCGTCCTCTTCTTGCTACTTATCAGCGAATATGCCGTTGTACGTCTGAAAGGCTAA
- a CDS encoding glutaredoxin family protein — protein sequence MATQNLELFYKPTCPYCHKVMSFMEQNNIELPMHDIVADDAARERLIEVGGKRQVPCLFIDGKAMYESGDIINYLSEVFHVSGSNNDSDDGSAAAACTIGGACSF from the coding sequence ATGGCTACTCAGAACCTTGAACTTTTCTATAAGCCAACTTGTCCATACTGCCACAAAGTTATGTCCTTCATGGAGCAGAACAACATCGAGCTTCCTATGCATGATATTGTTGCTGATGATGCAGCTCGTGAGCGCCTTATTGAGGTTGGCGGTAAGCGCCAGGTCCCATGTCTGTTCATTGACGGCAAGGCAATGTATGAGTCTGGCGACATCATTAACTATCTCTCCGAGGTCTTCCATGTTTCTGGTTCAAACAATGATTCAGATGACGGCTCCGCGGCAGCTGCTTGTACTATTGGTGGTGCTTGCTCCTTTTAA